The DNA segment CGGGCCGTCCGGCGACGCGAACGGCCGTGACCCCTGGGTGACCCCTGGGGCTCCTGGGTGAGCGCGGTCGTCAGGCCATGTCGAACTCGGCCGGGTCCGGGCCCAGCCGCCGGTCCTCGTTCAGCGCGCTGATCGCCGCGAGGTCCTCGTCGTCCAGGTTGAAGTCGAACACGTCGATGTTCTCCCTGATCCGCGACGGCGTCACGGACTTGGGGATCACGATGTTGCCGAGCTGGACGTGCCAGCGCAGCACGACCTGCGCGGGCGTACGGCCGTGCTTCTGCGCGATGGCGACGATCGCGGGCACCTCCAGCAGGCCCTTGCCCTGGCCCAGCGGCGACCAGGCCTCGGTGGCGATGCCCTGCTCCGCGTCGAACTCACGCACCGCGCGCTGCTGCAGCTGCGGGTGCAGCTCGATCTGGTTGACCGCCGGGACGACCGAGGTCTCCGCGATCAGCCGCCGCAGGTGCTCGGGGTGGAAGTTGGACACGCCGATCGCCCGGATCCGACCCTCGGAGTACAGCTTCTCGAACGCCTTGTAGGTGTCGACGTAGTTGTCCCGCGACGGCAGCGGCCAGTGGATCAGGTAGAGGTCCAGGTAGTCCAGACCCAGCTTCCGCATCGACGTGTCGAACGCCCGCAGCGTGGCGTCGTACCCCTGGTCGCTGTTCCACAGCTTGGTGGTGACGAAGATGTCCTCACGGACCAGGCCGGAGGCGGCGATGGCCTTGCCGGTGCCCTCTTCGTTGCCGTAGATCGCCGCTGTGTCGATGCTGCGGTACCCGGCCTCGAGTGCCGTGGCGACGGCCCGCTCGGCCTCGTCGTCCGGCACCTGCCAGACGCCGAAGCCCAGCTGGGGCATCTCGACGCCGTTGTTCAGGATGATCGGGGGGACCTTGCTGCTCACGGGCTTCTTGATCCTTCGGTTGTCGACAGGTGGTACTCCCATGGTCAACGATCACGGGTCCGAATGCATTCCTGCACGCGCATCCGGTACCGGCCCGCGTGCGCACGGGCCGGCGTCAGGCCTGGTAGAGCGCCTCGACCTCACGCTCGTACGCGTTCTCGATCGCCTTCCGCTTCAGCTTCAACGACGGTGTCAGCAGGCCGTGTTCCTCGGTGAAGGGCTGAGCCAGGATGCGGAAGGTGCGGATCGACTCGGCTTGTGAGACAAGGGTGTTGGCGGCGACCACGGCCCGCCGCACCTCCGCCTCCAGATCCGTGTCGCTCACCAGTTGCGTGCCGGTCAGCTTCGGCTTGCCGCGCATCTGCAGCCAGTGCTCGACCGCCTCCTGGTCCAGGGTGACCAGCGCGGCGATGTAGGGGCGGTCGTTGCCGACGACGATGCACTGGTTGACCAGCGGATGGTCGCGGACCCGCTCCTCCAGCACACCGGGGGAGACGCTCTTGCCGCCGGAGGTCACCAGGATCTCCTTCTTGCGGCCGGTGATGGTCAGATAGCCGTCCTCGTCCAGCGCCCCCAGGTCACCGGTGGCGAGCCAGCCGTCGTGCAGGGTCTCGTCCGTCGCCTTGGGGTTGTTGAGGTAGCCCTGGAAGACGTTGCCGCCGTTCAGCCAGATCTCCCCGTCGTCCGCGATGTGCACGGTCACCCCGGGGACGGCCTGGCCGACGGTGCCGTAGCGGGTGCGGTCGGGCGGGTTGGCGGTCGCGGCGGCCGTGGACTCCGTCAGGCCGTAGCCCTCGTAGATCTGCACGCCGGCGCCCGCGAAGAAGAGCCCCAGCCGGCGGTCCATCGCCGAACCACCGGACATCGCGTTGCGTATCCGGCCGCCCATCGCCGCCCGCACCTTGGAGTACACCACCTTGTCGAAGAACTGGTGCTGCATCCGCAGCGCCGCCGACGGTCCCGGGCCGATGCCCCACGCCTTCGCCTCCAGGGCGTCGGCGTACCGCACCGCGATGTCGATCGCCTTCTCGAACGGACCCGACTTGCCTTCCTTCTCCGCCTTGCGCCGGGCCGAGTTGAACACCTTCTCGAAGATGTAGGGCACGGCGAGGATGAACGTCGGCTTGAAGGCCTGCAGATCGGGCAGCAGGGCGGCGGCGTGCAGCTGCGGCTGGTGGCCGAGGCGGACCCGGCCGCGGATGGTGGCGACCTCCACCATCCGCCCGAAGACATGGGCGAGCGGCAGGAACAGCAGGGTGGAGGCCTCGTCGCCCTTCTTGGAATGGAACACCGGCTCCCAGCGGCCGATCACGCTGTCCGCCTCGAACATGAAGTTGCCGTGCGAGAGCACACACCCCTTGGGGCGGCCCGTGGTGCCCGAGGTGTAGATGATCGTGGCGACCGAGTCGGGAGTCACCGCCTGCCGGTGCCGGTGGACCACCTCGTCGTCCAGATGCGCCCCGGCGTCGTACAGCTCCTGCACACAGCCCTCGTCCAGCTGCCACAGCTGGCGCAGCTGGGGGAGGCGGTCGATGACGGTCGCGATGGTCATCGCGTGGTCCTCGTGCTCCACGATCGCGGCCGTGCACTCGGCGTCGTAGAGCATCCAGAAACACTGCTCGGCCGACGAGGTCGGGTAGACCGGCACCACCTGCGCGCCGATCGTCCAGAGCGCGAAGTCGAACTGGGTCCACTCGTAGCGGGTGCGGGACATGATCGCGACGCGGTCGCCGAAGCGGATGCCGCGGGCGAGCAGGCCCTTGGCGAGGGCGAGGACCTCGTCGCGGAACTCGGCCGCGGTCACGTCCCGCCACTGTCCGGATTCGTCCTTGCGGCCGAGGGCGACGCGCAGCGGGTCGGTCCGCGCATGGTCGAAGACGGCGTCGGCCAGACCGCCTGCCTGCGGCGCCGGCGCCAACAGAGGGTTGGTGAACTCGTGCAAACGTCGCTCCCCGTTCCTCGCTCCTCGGTCACGCCAGCGATCCTCCGCACGGCGCCGTGAAAGCTACCTCACAGGCCAGCCGGGCGGGAGGGTCCGCGAAACCGGCCAAACCACTCGTTCTCCCCGGTGGGCGGCCGGAAAATGCCCGCACATGGGGAAGGGACGGACACAACACTTACGGGTCGGTAAGCGCCGCTGGCGCAATCTCCACCGAATCTGTACCTGCCGGTCACGGCATACGGCGAGGCCCTGCGCATGCGTGCGGACGGGGCGGTGGTCTCCGCGCATGCGCCCGCGGCGATCCGCGCGTGCCGCGCCGACGCCCTGCGCGGGCCGGTTCCCGAGGGCGTTCCCGGGCGCCCCGTCGGCAGGACCGGACCGGCCC comes from the Streptomyces sp. NBC_00820 genome and includes:
- a CDS encoding aldo/keto reductase, translated to MSSKVPPIILNNGVEMPQLGFGVWQVPDDEAERAVATALEAGYRSIDTAAIYGNEEGTGKAIAASGLVREDIFVTTKLWNSDQGYDATLRAFDTSMRKLGLDYLDLYLIHWPLPSRDNYVDTYKAFEKLYSEGRIRAIGVSNFHPEHLRRLIAETSVVPAVNQIELHPQLQQRAVREFDAEQGIATEAWSPLGQGKGLLEVPAIVAIAQKHGRTPAQVVLRWHVQLGNIVIPKSVTPSRIRENIDVFDFNLDDEDLAAISALNEDRRLGPDPAEFDMA
- a CDS encoding AMP-dependent synthetase/ligase, coding for MHEFTNPLLAPAPQAGGLADAVFDHARTDPLRVALGRKDESGQWRDVTAAEFRDEVLALAKGLLARGIRFGDRVAIMSRTRYEWTQFDFALWTIGAQVVPVYPTSSAEQCFWMLYDAECTAAIVEHEDHAMTIATVIDRLPQLRQLWQLDEGCVQELYDAGAHLDDEVVHRHRQAVTPDSVATIIYTSGTTGRPKGCVLSHGNFMFEADSVIGRWEPVFHSKKGDEASTLLFLPLAHVFGRMVEVATIRGRVRLGHQPQLHAAALLPDLQAFKPTFILAVPYIFEKVFNSARRKAEKEGKSGPFEKAIDIAVRYADALEAKAWGIGPGPSAALRMQHQFFDKVVYSKVRAAMGGRIRNAMSGGSAMDRRLGLFFAGAGVQIYEGYGLTESTAAATANPPDRTRYGTVGQAVPGVTVHIADDGEIWLNGGNVFQGYLNNPKATDETLHDGWLATGDLGALDEDGYLTITGRKKEILVTSGGKSVSPGVLEERVRDHPLVNQCIVVGNDRPYIAALVTLDQEAVEHWLQMRGKPKLTGTQLVSDTDLEAEVRRAVVAANTLVSQAESIRTFRILAQPFTEEHGLLTPSLKLKRKAIENAYEREVEALYQA